A window of the Candidatus Deferrimicrobiaceae bacterium genome harbors these coding sequences:
- a CDS encoding IS4 family transposase has protein sequence MARTAAELPKGARITDYISLGVLAKTFPKERIRSVLSATGKTSVRQRDLPAHVVIYYVIALALYMQSSYREVLRCLLEGLQWLHDPSVKAKVAGKSGISQARTRLGWEPLRQLHDEIVRPIAGKATQGAWYRDWRLVSLDGSTLDVADEKANEETFGRPGASRGKSAYPQIRFVSLVENGTHVLFGTQVSAYGTGEITLAKTVLPGLQEGMLCLADRQFFGFTFWQEALSTGADMLWRIKKNLRLSCEKRLSDGSYLSRIYPSARDGRHKTNGVVVRVIDYRLEGVADSEPMYRLATSILEAEQAPAQELAALYQERWEIETALDELKTHLRGARIVLRSKTPDLVRQEFYGLLLAHFAIRGLMHEAALKGDEDPDRLSFLHAVRVIRRKLSTYHAVPPSAPNGLS, from the coding sequence GCTTGGGGGTGCTGGCCAAGACCTTTCCCAAGGAGAGGATTCGATCCGTGTTGTCCGCCACGGGGAAAACGAGCGTTCGCCAGCGCGATTTGCCGGCCCACGTGGTCATCTACTACGTCATCGCCCTGGCGCTGTACATGCAGTCTTCCTACCGCGAGGTCCTGCGATGCCTTCTGGAGGGGTTGCAGTGGCTGCACGATCCGTCGGTCAAGGCCAAGGTGGCCGGCAAGTCCGGGATCTCGCAGGCGCGCACCCGGCTGGGATGGGAGCCGTTGCGGCAACTGCATGACGAGATCGTACGCCCGATCGCCGGGAAGGCAACCCAAGGCGCTTGGTACCGCGATTGGCGTCTGGTGAGCCTGGACGGCAGCACCTTGGATGTGGCGGACGAGAAGGCGAATGAAGAGACTTTCGGCCGGCCGGGTGCTTCCCGCGGCAAAAGCGCCTACCCCCAAATCCGTTTCGTGTCGCTGGTGGAAAACGGCACGCACGTGTTGTTTGGCACCCAGGTGAGCGCCTATGGGACGGGCGAAATCACGCTGGCCAAAACCGTGCTTCCGGGATTGCAAGAGGGCATGCTGTGTCTGGCCGACCGACAGTTCTTTGGGTTTACGTTCTGGCAAGAGGCGCTTTCCACGGGTGCCGATATGCTCTGGCGGATCAAGAAAAACCTGCGCCTTTCCTGCGAAAAAAGGCTCTCCGACGGGTCCTATCTGAGTCGTATCTACCCGTCGGCACGGGATGGGCGGCACAAGACCAACGGGGTCGTGGTGCGGGTAATCGACTACCGCTTGGAAGGGGTTGCCGATTCTGAACCGATGTACCGATTGGCCACCAGCATTCTGGAGGCCGAACAGGCCCCCGCCCAGGAATTGGCGGCCCTTTATCAGGAGCGATGGGAGATCGAAACGGCGCTGGATGAACTGAAAACCCATCTTCGGGGAGCCAGGATCGTCCTGCGCAGCAAGACGCCGGACTTGGTCCGGCAGGAGTTCTACGGGCTTTTGCTGGCTCACTTCGCCATCCGCGGGCTCATGCACGAAGCCGCCCTCAAAGGGGATGAAGACCCGGACCGCCTCTCTTTCCTGCATGCGGTGCGCGTTATTCGCCGCAAACTCTCCACCTATCACGCCGTTCCCCCCTCAGCACCGAATGGTCTTTCATGA